Proteins from a single region of Anaerolineae bacterium:
- a CDS encoding FAD-binding protein: MEISREFVQELEEIVGPAYVHTDPVDLQCYAFDATFEEWRPDVVVRPATTEEVARVLRLCHEARVPVIPRGMGSGLAGGTVPSPNGGLVLSLTRMNRILEIDEVNMTVTAEAGVITADLQAEVERRGLFYPPDPSSIKHSTIGGTIACNAGGPRCLKYGVTKDYVMGVKAVLADGRVFSAGGKPIKYVTGYDLPALLTGSEGTLAVVTEALLRLTVKPTVARTATVVFHDLDLASQAINKVLWAGFVPATLELMDDTTIHTVEEYLHIGLPLDAAALLIVESDGRDEKVVDDEMRGMVEIFRAAGASEVRVAQDEEEREALWKGRRSVSPSLARRRPHKLGEDISLPRSAIPEAIRRIKGVAAKYGLPIAIFGHAGDGNLHPNILFDRRDAEEWARVQQAMAEIFAIALELGGTLTGEHGVGILKRPFVPQALDPIAVEAMWRIKRALDPHNILNPGKMFPGEMVL, translated from the coding sequence ATGGAGATTTCGCGCGAGTTTGTGCAGGAGTTGGAAGAAATTGTCGGGCCGGCCTATGTGCATACCGACCCGGTGGACCTGCAGTGCTACGCCTTCGACGCGACGTTCGAGGAGTGGCGGCCGGATGTGGTGGTGCGGCCGGCCACCACGGAGGAAGTGGCACGCGTCCTGCGCCTGTGCCACGAGGCCAGGGTGCCGGTCATCCCGCGCGGCATGGGCAGTGGGCTGGCCGGCGGCACCGTGCCCTCTCCGAACGGGGGGCTGGTGCTCAGCCTGACCCGCATGAACCGCATCCTGGAGATTGACGAAGTCAATATGACGGTCACGGCCGAAGCCGGCGTCATCACCGCGGATTTGCAGGCCGAGGTGGAGCGGCGCGGGCTGTTTTATCCCCCTGACCCTTCCAGCATCAAACATTCCACCATCGGGGGGACCATCGCCTGCAACGCCGGCGGTCCCCGCTGTCTGAAATACGGCGTGACGAAGGACTATGTGATGGGCGTCAAGGCGGTGCTGGCGGATGGCCGGGTCTTCTCCGCCGGCGGTAAGCCCATCAAGTACGTCACCGGCTATGACCTGCCGGCCCTGCTCACTGGCTCGGAGGGTACCCTGGCGGTGGTCACTGAGGCGCTTTTACGCCTGACAGTCAAGCCCACCGTGGCGCGCACAGCCACCGTGGTCTTTCACGACCTGGACCTGGCCAGCCAGGCGATCAACAAGGTGCTGTGGGCCGGCTTTGTGCCGGCGACGCTGGAGCTGATGGACGATACCACCATTCACACGGTGGAGGAATACCTGCACATCGGCCTGCCGCTGGATGCCGCGGCCCTGCTGATTGTGGAAAGCGACGGCCGGGATGAGAAGGTGGTGGATGACGAGATGCGCGGCATGGTTGAGATATTCCGGGCGGCCGGCGCTTCCGAGGTGCGCGTGGCGCAGGACGAGGAGGAGCGCGAGGCGCTGTGGAAAGGCCGGCGCTCGGTCTCGCCCTCGCTGGCGCGGCGCCGGCCCCATAAGTTGGGGGAGGACATCTCCCTGCCGCGCTCGGCCATCCCAGAGGCGATCCGCCGCATCAAAGGGGTGGCGGCGAAGTACGGACTGCCCATCGCCATTTTCGGGCATGCCGGCGACGGCAACCTGCATCCCAACATCCTCTTCGATCGCCGGGATGCGGAAGAATGGGCGCGGGTCCAGCAGGCCATGGCGGAGATATTTGCTATCGCGCTGGAGCTGGGAGGCACGTTGACAGGCGAACACGGCGTGGGCATCCTGAAGCGGCCCTTTGTCCCGCAGGCCCTCGACCCGATAGCGGTGGAGGCCATGTGGCGCATCAAGCGCGCCCTCGACCCCCACAATATCCTTAACCCGGGCAAGATGTTTCCTGGGGAAATGGTTTTGTAA
- a CDS encoding (Fe-S)-binding protein, translated as MAQPQVQNVVQELAARISHDDVLRCIRCGLCAYTCPTYRVEECESMAPRGRLALVRAVIEGKLELSPRFAEKFFDCVLCAACTSACPSGTKADAMLLEARHVLFDAGLVPEPVRGLLERLETRHNISGEENAGRLVWCSNMEHAPAGLGRSQAETVYFVGCVGSLFPMSFSIPQAFSQTLDLAGVEYALLGGKEWCCGYPAFISGDVELAGGGDLSVVLSCLHPRVPRAGGGGGVGRPEGPARDRASGRFVGERGPAAGGPPHARHLS; from the coding sequence ATGGCCCAACCCCAGGTGCAGAACGTCGTCCAGGAGTTGGCAGCGCGCATCTCCCATGATGACGTGCTGCGCTGTATCCGCTGTGGGTTATGCGCCTATACTTGCCCGACCTATCGGGTGGAGGAGTGCGAGAGCATGGCGCCGCGCGGCCGGCTGGCGCTGGTGCGTGCTGTCATAGAGGGCAAGTTGGAACTCTCCCCGCGCTTTGCCGAGAAGTTTTTCGACTGCGTGCTGTGTGCAGCATGCACCTCCGCCTGCCCCAGCGGGACGAAGGCGGATGCCATGCTGTTAGAGGCGCGGCATGTGCTGTTCGATGCCGGCCTGGTGCCGGAGCCGGTGCGCGGCCTGCTGGAGCGGCTGGAAACCCGCCATAACATTTCTGGCGAGGAGAACGCCGGCCGGCTGGTCTGGTGCAGTAATATGGAACATGCTCCCGCGGGGCTGGGGCGTTCGCAGGCGGAAACGGTCTACTTTGTCGGGTGTGTGGGCTCCCTCTTCCCCATGAGCTTCAGCATCCCGCAGGCCTTCAGCCAGACGCTGGACCTGGCCGGCGTGGAGTACGCCCTGCTGGGTGGGAAGGAATGGTGCTGTGGTTATCCTGCCTTCATCAGCGGGGATGTCGAGCTGGCAGGTGGTGGTGACCTGTCCGTCGTGCTATCATGTCTTCACCCACGTGTACCCCGAGCTGGTGGGGGAGGAGGCGTTGGCCGGCCTGAGGGTCCTGCACGCGACCGAGCTTCTGGCCGATTTGTTGGAGAGCGGGGTCCTGCGGCCGGCGGCCCTCCCCATGCGCGTCACCTATCATGA
- the larA gene encoding nickel-dependent lactate racemase codes for MAERYHVAYGRGEMYFSLPAGMRGTVVTSRELPPLEDPERAVMEALEHPIGSPRLRDMARPGQKVVIIFTDITRASPDHILLPPVLRELEEAGVRDEDITLLCGIGMHRPSTPEEKRIKLGADIVRRYRVMDHAPSDPAMLVDLGTTPSGIPLSVNKLAYEADLLIATGLVEPHQYAGYSGGSKTLAVGAGGEKMIEYTHGPHMLDHPGTRLGRIEGNPFQEAVMEAGRRAGLNFIINAVLDDANRIVAVRAGDPQAAFRELVRIARSIYEVPIDKQYDVVIGGVGFPKDANLYQASRAASYLYFAPTPVVRKGGIIIIAAQCPEGAGEGVGEQRFIKAMREAPDVQAVLKDAREHGYPPGQQRAFVMAKVLEDCPVIVVGSECPDIVRDAKMIPSATVEEALGMAAERLGRHLDVLIVPHAMHTLPIVRGGA; via the coding sequence ATGGCAGAGCGGTATCATGTCGCATACGGGCGAGGGGAGATGTATTTCTCCCTGCCAGCCGGCATGCGGGGGACCGTCGTCACCTCGCGCGAACTGCCGCCGCTGGAAGACCCCGAGCGGGCCGTCATGGAGGCCTTGGAGCATCCGATCGGTTCCCCGCGCCTGCGGGATATGGCCCGGCCGGGACAGAAAGTGGTCATCATTTTCACGGATATCACCCGTGCCAGCCCGGACCACATCCTCCTGCCGCCGGTACTGCGGGAGCTGGAGGAGGCCGGCGTCCGAGATGAGGATATCACGCTCCTGTGCGGCATCGGGATGCATCGCCCCTCCACACCCGAGGAAAAGCGCATCAAGCTGGGCGCGGACATCGTGCGGCGCTATCGCGTGATGGACCATGCTCCCAGCGACCCGGCCATGCTGGTGGACCTGGGCACCACGCCGTCGGGCATCCCTCTTTCGGTCAATAAGCTGGCCTACGAGGCCGATCTGCTGATCGCCACGGGCCTGGTGGAGCCGCACCAGTACGCCGGCTATTCCGGGGGCTCTAAGACGCTGGCGGTCGGCGCCGGCGGCGAGAAAATGATCGAGTACACTCATGGGCCGCACATGCTGGACCATCCGGGCACGCGCCTGGGGCGCATCGAGGGCAATCCCTTCCAGGAGGCGGTGATGGAGGCCGGCCGGCGGGCGGGCCTGAACTTCATCATTAATGCCGTGCTGGACGATGCCAACCGCATTGTGGCGGTGCGGGCCGGCGACCCCCAGGCCGCCTTTCGGGAGCTGGTGCGCATTGCCCGCAGTATCTATGAGGTGCCCATTGATAAGCAGTACGATGTGGTCATTGGTGGGGTGGGCTTCCCGAAGGACGCCAACCTGTATCAGGCCAGTCGGGCGGCCAGCTATCTTTACTTCGCGCCGACGCCGGTGGTGCGGAAGGGGGGAATTATCATCATCGCCGCACAGTGTCCCGAGGGCGCCGGCGAAGGGGTGGGCGAACAGCGCTTCATCAAGGCCATGCGGGAGGCGCCGGATGTCCAGGCGGTGCTGAAAGATGCCAGGGAACACGGTTATCCGCCGGGCCAGCAGAGGGCCTTCGTGATGGCCAAGGTTCTGGAGGACTGCCCCGTGATCGTGGTCGGCTCCGAATGTCCGGATATCGTGCGGGATGCCAAAATGATCCCGTCGGCCACGGTGGAAGAGGCGTTGGGGATGGCGGCAGAGCGGTTGGGCCGGCATCTGGACGTGCTGATCGTGCCCCACGCCATGCATACCCTTCCCATCGTGCGAGGTGGGGCATGA
- a CDS encoding Ldh family oxidoreductase, which yields MEEVEATYRVSADTLRDFCTQVFMRLDVPEEDAQITADVLVEADLRGVASHGVARLRRYVNGLQTGMMNPRPAVQVLVETPTTAALDADAGLGQPVSYRAMLMAIEKARELGVGLVTVRNSNHYGIAGYYAMMALEEDMIGMSMTNTDVLVVPTFGRDALLGTNPIAVAIPAGEELPYVLDMATSIVPRGKLEVYHRLGKKMPLGWATDEEGVATDDPGRVLHNLTHQLGGGLLPLGGEGELMGGHKGYGLALLVELLCGVLSGAAYMNLTYPKDEKGRPLPSNIGHIFGAMRIDAFMPVDEFKARMDDAIRRLHNSSKAKGQTRIWVHGEKEFEQTEQNLAAGVPLHVKVFNDLQAIAQELDVPFPFEAE from the coding sequence ATGGAAGAGGTAGAGGCCACATACCGTGTTTCGGCGGACACACTGCGGGATTTCTGCACGCAGGTCTTCATGCGGCTGGATGTGCCGGAGGAGGATGCCCAGATCACGGCGGACGTGTTGGTGGAGGCGGACCTGCGGGGCGTGGCATCGCACGGTGTGGCGCGCCTGCGGCGCTATGTCAACGGACTGCAGACGGGCATGATGAATCCCCGGCCGGCGGTGCAGGTGCTGGTGGAGACGCCCACCACCGCGGCGCTGGACGCGGACGCCGGCCTGGGCCAGCCAGTGAGCTATCGCGCCATGCTGATGGCCATCGAAAAGGCCCGCGAGCTGGGTGTCGGGCTGGTCACCGTGCGCAACTCGAATCATTACGGCATCGCCGGCTATTATGCCATGATGGCGCTGGAAGAGGACATGATCGGCATGAGCATGACCAACACCGATGTGCTCGTCGTGCCGACCTTTGGGCGGGATGCCCTGCTGGGTACCAATCCCATTGCCGTCGCCATCCCTGCCGGCGAGGAACTACCCTACGTCCTGGACATGGCGACCTCCATCGTGCCGCGCGGCAAGCTGGAGGTATATCATCGCCTGGGAAAGAAGATGCCCCTGGGGTGGGCGACGGATGAAGAGGGTGTCGCTACCGATGACCCCGGGCGAGTCCTGCATAATCTGACTCATCAGCTCGGCGGCGGACTGCTCCCGCTGGGCGGGGAAGGGGAGCTGATGGGAGGGCATAAAGGCTACGGCCTGGCGCTCCTGGTGGAACTGCTGTGCGGCGTGCTTTCCGGCGCGGCCTATATGAATCTGACCTATCCCAAGGATGAGAAGGGCCGGCCGCTTCCTTCCAACATCGGCCACATCTTCGGCGCGATGCGCATTGACGCCTTCATGCCCGTGGACGAGTTCAAGGCCCGCATGGACGATGCTATCCGCCGCCTGCACAACTCCTCCAAGGCGAAGGGACAGACCCGCATCTGGGTGCACGGTGAGAAGGAATTCGAGCAGACGGAGCAGAACCTGGCCGCCGGCGTACCCCTGCACGTCAAGGTCTTCAACGACCTGCAGGCCATCGCCCAGGAGCTGGATGTGCCATTCCCGTTTGAGGCGGAGTGA
- a CDS encoding DUF1385 domain-containing protein — protein MDTIPVSPASGHGRNLAREYAVGEFQYGGQAVIEGVMMRGSKAVAVAVRAPSGDIVVRMEPLKAGIYTKPWGKWPLVRGLAMLWDALVLGMRALTFSANVALEEEGEGVEFSGPVAWGTIAVSLTAGIALFFLLPSAIAKLLDHLIPSDLLSSLVEGIVRVGIFIGYVAAIGQWKDIQRVFAYHGAEHKTINAYEAGVPLEPAAIERYSTRHTRCGTSFLLVVLVLSVLVFAPFRFPQWHWRLLSRVVLIPLIAGLSYEIIKYASRHPESRILRAVMAPGLALQALTTRPPDRSMIEVAVEALKAVLRAESAEQVEEEEYTVSAAGQAPATGDLT, from the coding sequence ATGGATACAATCCCTGTGTCGCCGGCGTCCGGGCATGGGCGAAATTTGGCGCGGGAGTATGCGGTGGGCGAGTTCCAATACGGCGGTCAGGCGGTTATCGAGGGAGTCATGATGCGGGGGAGCAAGGCCGTCGCTGTGGCGGTGCGTGCTCCCTCGGGGGACATTGTAGTGCGGATGGAGCCGCTGAAGGCCGGCATTTACACCAAGCCCTGGGGAAAGTGGCCGCTGGTCCGCGGCCTGGCCATGCTGTGGGATGCCCTGGTACTGGGTATGCGGGCGCTGACCTTCTCCGCAAATGTGGCGTTGGAAGAGGAAGGTGAAGGGGTGGAGTTCTCCGGCCCGGTGGCCTGGGGCACGATCGCGGTCAGCCTGACTGCCGGCATCGCGCTCTTTTTCCTCCTGCCCTCGGCGATCGCCAAACTGCTGGACCACCTCATCCCCTCCGACCTGCTTTCCAGCCTGGTCGAAGGCATTGTGCGGGTGGGCATTTTCATCGGCTACGTCGCCGCCATCGGCCAGTGGAAGGATATCCAGCGCGTCTTCGCGTATCACGGCGCGGAGCACAAGACCATCAACGCCTACGAGGCCGGCGTTCCCCTGGAGCCGGCGGCCATCGAGCGGTACAGCACGCGCCACACCCGCTGTGGGACCAGCTTCCTGTTGGTGGTACTGGTGCTGTCGGTGCTGGTTTTCGCCCCGTTCCGCTTCCCCCAATGGCATTGGCGCCTGCTGTCGCGGGTGGTGCTGATCCCGCTGATCGCCGGCCTATCGTATGAGATCATCAAATATGCCTCCCGACATCCCGAAAGCAGGATACTGCGAGCAGTGATGGCGCCCGGGCTGGCACTGCAGGCGCTGACCACGCGGCCGCCGGACCGCAGTATGATTGAAGTGGCCGTCGAAGCCCTGAAGGCGGTGCTACGGGCGGAATCCGCCGAGCAGGTGGAGGAGGAAGAATATACCGTGTCGGCGGCCGGCCAGGCCCCCGCAACCGGAGACCTTACATAA
- the hpnI gene encoding bacteriohopanetetrol glucosamine biosynthesis glycosyltransferase HpnI translates to MLIKVLLMLVIAAGWIYWLTALILVYDFFRSRGEGVAEGFTPAVSILKPVKGLDYQAYENFASFCRQDYPEYEVVFGVADAADPSVPAIQRIQRDFSERNVRLVVGEAFGTNRKASLLHHMAGAARYDILVVSDSDMRATPDYLRRVVAPLADARIGLVTCLYKAGAPLNLTAGLEALHMGATFLPSVMVARKVLDMRFALGATLALRKADLAAMGGFAAIANYLADDYQLGARIAALGRRVFLSDYIITCYLGATNFLEQWEREVRWMRCSRVSRPLEYPGLLLTFCTPLSLVLALISRFDAASLRVLLVSLVLRWVMAWLVSLRTDNAEMRRWLHWLPVRDLLSALTWCAAGIGRRVRWRGEEFILQSDGQMVPAAEEGIVENKGHL, encoded by the coding sequence GTGCTCATCAAGGTCCTGCTGATGCTGGTCATCGCCGCCGGCTGGATATACTGGCTGACTGCGCTCATCCTGGTATATGATTTCTTTCGGTCCAGGGGGGAGGGGGTGGCGGAGGGTTTCACGCCGGCGGTGTCTATTCTGAAGCCGGTGAAGGGGCTGGATTATCAGGCCTATGAGAACTTCGCCAGCTTCTGCCGGCAGGATTATCCCGAGTACGAGGTGGTTTTCGGGGTCGCGGACGCGGCCGACCCATCCGTCCCGGCCATTCAGCGCATCCAGCGGGATTTCTCCGAACGAAATGTCCGGCTGGTCGTGGGGGAAGCCTTCGGGACGAACCGCAAGGCCAGCCTTTTGCACCATATGGCCGGCGCGGCGCGGTATGATATCCTGGTGGTCAGCGACAGCGACATGCGCGCCACCCCTGACTATCTGCGGCGGGTCGTGGCGCCGCTGGCCGATGCCCGCATCGGCCTGGTGACCTGCTTGTATAAAGCCGGCGCGCCGCTGAACCTGACCGCCGGCCTGGAAGCCCTGCATATGGGCGCGACCTTCCTCCCCTCGGTCATGGTGGCCCGCAAAGTGCTGGATATGCGCTTCGCCCTGGGCGCCACCTTGGCACTGCGCAAAGCGGACCTGGCCGCGATGGGGGGCTTTGCCGCTATCGCCAATTATCTGGCGGACGATTATCAATTGGGGGCGCGCATCGCCGCGCTCGGCCGGCGGGTCTTCCTCTCCGACTATATCATCACCTGCTATCTGGGCGCGACCAACTTCCTGGAGCAGTGGGAGCGTGAGGTGCGCTGGATGCGCTGTTCGCGGGTGAGCCGGCCGCTGGAATATCCCGGCCTCCTGCTGACCTTCTGCACCCCGCTCTCGCTGGTGTTGGCGCTCATCAGCCGCTTTGATGCGGCCAGCCTGCGCGTTCTGCTGGTCTCGCTGGTACTGCGCTGGGTCATGGCCTGGCTGGTCAGCCTGCGGACGGACAATGCTGAGATGCGCCGCTGGTTGCACTGGCTTCCCGTGCGCGACCTGCTCAGCGCGCTGACCTGGTGCGCGGCCGGCATTGGCCGGCGCGTGCGCTGGCGCGGTGAGGAGTTCATCCTGCAGTCGGACGGCCAGATGGTGCCGGCGGCCGAAGAGGGGATTGTAGAGAACAAGGGGCATTTGTAA